The Halostagnicola larsenii XH-48 region CAATATAAAAATATCTCTGTACTGGACAGAAGTAATGAATTACGCGAGGAAATCAATGATGGCTTATGAATCCACACCAGGGAATCACTGCCGATCTCCGCGACTAGATAGACGCGGCGCGAAAAGAGCGGCACGTGCAACGATTACCGACCATCACTGCCCGTTTGTGGGTCACTGGGGGTGAACCAGCGGGCAAGGCCATCGGACTGATCAATCCAGCGTCCCCCGTAGATCGACCACTCCATTGTGACCTTCGCAAAAATCGTGATCAGGGGGATCCCGCTCTCGATAGCGCTTTTCGCATCGAACACGATCGCCACTGGCCAGAGTAGTAGGGGGACCACGATTTGTGCAACGACCCCCACAACTATCCAAAACCCGATCTGTCGTGTCGGGATTTCAGCGATCATGGGTGCCGAGAGGGTTTCGTATGCGTGTTGTGCGAAAAAATGACGAATAAATAGAAGCTGTGAGGCGAGCAGTACAATTCCGTTGAGGAGAAGTACGGGAGAGGCTGTCGCTACTATGGCGGCTAGCCCTTCGCCGAAAAGAGCCCGTCCCTCAGCACCTGTCTCGACTGGTTCGGGATACGAAAAGATGATTAGAAGCACCGAGAGAGACCACCAGAAAACGAGTCCCCAGATGAACAGTCCGACGGCGTATGGAACGTTCCGACGGTATATAGGAGGCATCCAGCCGACCGGCTGTATCTGACCGGTTCGTGTTTCCAGAAGTGGAATCGGGAGTGACGGCGGGTTGAAATCCCGATCATCCGGTCTCGGTTCTCGACTCGCAAAAAGTACCAGCCCACTGTAGAGGACGACAATGAATCCGACCTCGAGCCAATACACGAACAGCACTTCATGCAGTTGCCAACCGAGAACTGCTATTCCAGCGAGCGGCAGCAGGTTGCCGACGAGAACCGAGACGAACACCGCTCGGTCGCCGTTCCGTGATCCGGTTGCCATTGGAACGAAGTTCGGATACGGAAGTGTTAATTTTACTTTGTTCGATCGTCTATGGAGACATCCGCTATCGGCAACTCCACCCTCGAGCGAGTCAATGGCTCATCGTTCGCACCAATCGTAACGCGAAAGACGACTCGCTCGAACAAGTACACATGAGCGACGACGAGATTACGCGCCCGAGCGACGTCGGGTCGGGCGACGCGCCACCGGTCGAGGAAAAGCCCTACAAGATCGTCTTCGAGGCCAACAAGTGCTTCGGCGCGGGCAAGTGCGCCGAAGTCAGCGCCAACTGGGAGATGTCCATCGCGTCGGGCATGGCCAAGCCCAACGAGTACTTCTTCGGCGAGGAGGACCTCGAGCACAACGTCCGCGCGGCGGAAATCTGCCCGGCGAAGAAAGACGACGGCTGCATCCACGTCGTGGATCGGCGGACCGACGAGGAGATCGCGCCCGATCCCCACGGTGACGGTACGCTAAGCGTCGACTGGTAACAGCGGGTAATTTTCTTCTCGAGTGCACACCGAAACGCACATCCCAAGGCGGTGGCAACGGGCAAGTGCGTTTTGAGCGAGGGTAGCCAAGCAGGCCAACGGCGGTGGGCTTAAGACCCGCTCCCGTAGGGGTCCTTGGGTTCAAATCCCAACCCTCGCATACCGACTCGAACGACTGTGAGAGTCGTGTATGCGAGACGCGGGATTTGAAGTAGACGAGTCGCAGCGCCCGAGCAAAGCGAGGGCGACCGTCTCGGCGTAGTTCAAATCCCAACCCTCGAGTTGCCGTCGCTCGATCGAATCAGCCGATTCAGAAGGGATCTCATAGAACGCATCTCGAGGATTGCTTTTCCTCCATACGTCGGTGAGTCTGCCGATATGACGGTCTGCGTATGCACCGATCAAGAAAGTGAGGGCAAGACTTGTAACGACGTACTAATATGACAAAATATGTGTACTGGAGAGATAGTTGCGTTTGGGATCGTCGGATTGATTTTCGGCCCGCCACTGGCTATCTGGCCATATAAATTAGCGCGCTGGAATGAAATCCTCGATGCGATCGGTCGAAAGCCCAGCGGGAGAGTGGAACCGGCCGAGTGGAACGTGACCCTGCATCGCCTCACGGGACTGGGGTTGTCCGCCATCGGACTACACTTTCTTGTCGCATGCGTTCTGCTCTAAAACCTGTCCCTCGAAACTGATTCCGACGGTATCTCGTTGCTTTGGACATCGCGCTCGCCGGGGTCAACACAATCTGTACGCGAACAATTCTATGGCCGCCTCGAGAACTCCCAATCGACCACAACTCACGTACCGACTCGAGCGCCCGCCAGCGCCAGCATTGTCGGAGTTCGAACCCGCTCAGTTCTCGAGGCCCGCGTTCGGGAGGGCAAAGCCGGCGACGAGATAAATCAGGGCGGCGACGACGAGCGCGCCCGGTATCCCAACCACGATGTCACCTTCGGTCATCCCCCAGCCAAAGACGAGGATTCCCGCAGCGGAGAATCCGAACCCCGCTGCGAGTCGGTGGTATTCTCGGACCGGGCTCGCGTCCCGGTGTTCGTGTTCCGCCTCGAGGCCAGCCGGTTGCATGAAAACCGGCAGGAAGTGGTAGACGCCGAGGCCGACGAAGAGTCCGGCAATCGGCCCAAACGCGGGGTTCTCGAGGGCCAGATATCCAACGAGCGAGAAAATGAAGATGTCGGCGACGCCGACGAATGCGGCGAGTCGGGTCGGTGTGAGCGGCGTTCCCTCGAAGGCGTCGTCGTCCGGTTCGAACGTGCCGGGCATACCGTTCAGTGTTCGAGGCGAGAATTTATACTTTGTTGAATGGTTTCGGGCTGGTGCAACCGAAACCGAGGATGAACGACGGGAGCGGTCGAATCCGTCGACGGACGCGTCGACCGCGTCGAATCGCTACTCGCCCGTCCGAAAGGAGAGGTCGAGCGACGGCGCGGAGTGGGTGAGCGCCCCCATCGAAATCACGTCGACGCCCGTCGCGGCGTACTCGGCGACCGTCTCGAGCGTGATCCCGCCGCTGGCTTCGACGAGGACGCCGTCGTAGTCCTCGAGTTCCGAAACGGCTGTCTCGACCGCCGACGGCTCCATGTTGTCGAGCAGGACGATATCCGCCTCGGCCGCGGCGGCCCGCGGCGCGTCCGCGACCGTCTCCACCTCGACTTCGATCTTCGTCGCGAACGAGACGCGCTCTCGGAACGCGGAAACCGCTTGCTCGAGCCCCATCTCGGCGACGTGGTTCTCCTTGACCATGACCATGTGCGAGAGGTCGAGCCGGTGGGTGTCGCCGCCGCCCGCGACGACGGCCCGCTTCTCGAGGCCCCGCAGGCCGGGCGTCGTCTTTCTGGTCGCCGCGATCCGAACGGCGTCGGATTCGCCTCGAGCCCGCTCGACCGCCGCCCGCGTTTTCGTCGCGATTCCCGAGGCGTGGCCCGCGAGGTTGATGGCCACGCGTTCGCCCCGGAGCACGTCGCGTGCGGGTCCCTCGACGCGGAGGACGACTTCGCCGGCGTCGACATTCGTCCCCGGATCGACGGAGTCGAGGACGTCGACTCCGAGGTATTCGAGGACCGCACGGGCAGCTTCGACACCCGCGATGGTACCGGATTCTTTCGCGATGAGCCGTCCCGTCGTCTCGCCGGGCACCTGATTGGTCACGTCGTGGTGGCCGAGGTCTTCGCGAAGCCACCGCTCGATCTGCGTCTCTGTGATCATCTTATGGAGTCAGTCGTCCGCCGCCGTGTTTGTGTTCGGTTCGCCGACGCCCTCGAGGTAGTGACACCCCTTCGAGGTCGGATTCTCGCTCGCCGCACGCGCGATCAACAGCGCGGTCACGCACGCGTTTCGGAGCTCGTAGAGGTCTCGAGCGGTTCGGGTTCGGGTGTAGGCGTCGACCTCTCCCTTGAGTCGGCGGAGCACCGCACTCGCGCGCCCGATCTCCTCAGGGTTCCGTCGCAAGCCGAGGTAGTCGTCCATCGTTCGCTGCAGTCGACGCGACTTCTCGGCGGCGAATCGCTCGGGGAGGTCGGGGTCTCGGTCGACCAACTCGGGGGCGTCGATCCCTTCCGGTTCGGGTTCGGCCCCTGCAGCATCGGCACCCGCGCGATAGCCCCAGACGAGCCCCTCGAGCAGACTCGTGCTCGCCAACCGGTTCGCGCCGTGGACGCCCGTTCGGGCGCACTCGCCGGCGGCGTACAGGCGATCCAGCGACGTGCGTCCGTCCTCGTCGACGTCGATCCCGCCACAGAGGAAGTGTTCGCACGGCGCGACGGGAATCTCCTCGCCCGAGATTCCCCGCTGCCGGCACTTCTCGGCGAGTGCCGGGTACTCCGCCTCGAACTCGAGGGGGCTCACGTCGAGGACGACCTCGCCCGTCGCCTCGCGCTCGTCGGCTACCGCGCGGGCGACGACGTCTCGCGGTGCGAGGTCTCCCTGCGGGTGGTATTCGGTCATAAACCGCTCGCCGTTGCCGTTTCGCAGGACGGCTCCTTCGCCGCGCAGCGC contains the following coding sequences:
- a CDS encoding DUF6498-containing protein: MATGSRNGDRAVFVSVLVGNLLPLAGIAVLGWQLHEVLFVYWLEVGFIVVLYSGLVLFASREPRPDDRDFNPPSLPIPLLETRTGQIQPVGWMPPIYRRNVPYAVGLFIWGLVFWWSLSVLLIIFSYPEPVETGAEGRALFGEGLAAIVATASPVLLLNGIVLLASQLLFIRHFFAQHAYETLSAPMIAEIPTRQIGFWIVVGVVAQIVVPLLLWPVAIVFDAKSAIESGIPLITIFAKVTMEWSIYGGRWIDQSDGLARWFTPSDPQTGSDGR
- the nadC gene encoding carboxylating nicotinate-nucleotide diphosphorylase gives rise to the protein MITETQIERWLREDLGHHDVTNQVPGETTGRLIAKESGTIAGVEAARAVLEYLGVDVLDSVDPGTNVDAGEVVLRVEGPARDVLRGERVAINLAGHASGIATKTRAAVERARGESDAVRIAATRKTTPGLRGLEKRAVVAGGGDTHRLDLSHMVMVKENHVAEMGLEQAVSAFRERVSFATKIEVEVETVADAPRAAAAEADIVLLDNMEPSAVETAVSELEDYDGVLVEASGGITLETVAEYAATGVDVISMGALTHSAPSLDLSFRTGE